From the Maioricimonas rarisocia genome, one window contains:
- a CDS encoding M56 family metallopeptidase — protein sequence MIPTISWTEPIVGTLFLVLLHSLWQATAIAVLLLAMLAMLRNHAARLRYLIAVAALALTAAAPLVTWIVIAPSQVTDIPPAVPVTLELAAPAIADQWALPADLAPQVPQAVSAWTTAQRWTVCVWLAGVAVMLLRLSLGWCYIYRLKQSGSPVDLAWEARATSIAERLGLRKSPPILLSHRVAEAMVVGVLRPVILLPASWVLELPPETLQNVLAHELAHVRRWDPLVNGLQRGIEALLFYHPAVWWMSRTIRDERELCCDALAVQVTGQPVAYARTLELVGRRQLGLRTPAWATGMGDRQMKLLKRVRHVLHSGTSERTSGWLPSMLTVAVVLTGIAVYQATLDQPSAAFAQSPREGDRDRQPERERDRDRDRERRQGDLLRDGDRERARELPPDVERMVDQMRREMAELREQLSRERRRNEELQRALRVRALEDPFGGPPRRPDRDIPRDRDVEREERDVNRSRPARDRSPIELSGPPRLRDAGPRPPAAPELEEFRAMHERQLREMQERMEELNRFREEHERRIREFHERFERMMRDAPGRRQWDREREEEVEREERREVERDGDRRERERPRDVTREREERDEQVRDETTASDVIDALSDPDITLDAAPQAEPAADDVSDPFGATRDESDPAGEPAVDADDDTDDDAF from the coding sequence ATGATCCCGACCATCTCCTGGACCGAACCGATCGTCGGCACGCTCTTTCTGGTCCTGCTGCATTCGCTCTGGCAGGCGACCGCAATCGCGGTGCTGCTGCTTGCCATGCTCGCGATGCTCCGCAATCACGCGGCACGTCTTCGCTACCTCATTGCCGTAGCGGCCCTCGCACTGACAGCTGCCGCACCGCTGGTCACATGGATTGTCATTGCTCCCTCGCAGGTCACCGACATTCCTCCGGCTGTGCCGGTCACTCTGGAACTGGCAGCTCCTGCAATCGCAGATCAGTGGGCATTGCCTGCGGATCTCGCTCCTCAGGTCCCCCAGGCAGTGTCGGCATGGACCACGGCCCAGCGCTGGACGGTCTGTGTCTGGCTCGCCGGGGTTGCCGTGATGCTGCTGCGACTGTCGCTCGGCTGGTGCTACATCTATCGCCTGAAGCAGAGCGGTTCGCCGGTCGACCTGGCGTGGGAAGCGCGGGCAACCAGCATTGCGGAGCGGCTCGGCCTGCGCAAGTCGCCGCCGATCCTGCTTTCGCACCGCGTCGCCGAGGCAATGGTCGTGGGCGTGCTCCGGCCGGTCATCCTGCTGCCGGCGAGCTGGGTTCTGGAATTGCCGCCGGAGACGCTGCAGAACGTCCTCGCCCACGAACTCGCTCACGTTCGCCGGTGGGATCCGCTGGTCAACGGGCTGCAGCGGGGCATCGAGGCGTTGCTGTTCTATCACCCGGCGGTGTGGTGGATGTCGCGGACGATCCGGGATGAGCGTGAACTGTGCTGTGATGCGTTGGCGGTGCAGGTGACCGGACAGCCGGTCGCCTATGCACGAACACTGGAACTGGTCGGGCGGCGGCAACTCGGGTTGCGCACTCCAGCCTGGGCCACGGGAATGGGAGATCGACAGATGAAGCTGCTGAAACGGGTACGACACGTACTGCACTCCGGCACCAGCGAGCGGACGTCGGGCTGGCTGCCTTCGATGCTGACCGTCGCCGTGGTTTTGACCGGCATCGCCGTCTATCAGGCCACACTCGACCAGCCGTCCGCGGCCTTTGCTCAGTCCCCACGCGAAGGTGATCGTGACCGGCAGCCTGAACGGGAACGGGATCGCGACCGCGACCGCGAGCGACGGCAAGGCGACTTGCTGCGAGACGGTGACCGGGAACGGGCCCGCGAGCTGCCGCCGGACGTCGAGCGAATGGTGGACCAGATGCGGCGGGAGATGGCGGAACTGCGCGAACAGCTTTCTCGGGAACGTCGCCGCAACGAGGAACTGCAGCGGGCCCTCCGCGTTCGCGCCCTGGAAGATCCCTTTGGTGGTCCACCTCGTCGTCCCGACCGTGACATTCCCCGCGACCGCGACGTCGAACGGGAGGAGCGTGACGTCAATCGATCGCGGCCCGCGCGCGACCGTTCGCCGATCGAGTTGTCCGGACCGCCACGTTTGCGGGATGCCGGTCCACGCCCGCCTGCGGCTCCGGAGCTCGAAGAGTTTCGTGCGATGCACGAACGGCAACTGCGGGAAATGCAGGAGCGAATGGAAGAGCTCAACCGCTTCCGCGAAGAGCACGAACGCCGCATACGGGAATTTCATGAGCGTTTCGAACGAATGATGCGGGACGCCCCGGGGCGTCGCCAGTGGGACCGCGAACGCGAAGAAGAAGTGGAACGCGAGGAACGGCGAGAAGTCGAACGGGACGGCGATCGCCGTGAGCGTGAGCGTCCCCGCGATGTCACCCGCGAGCGGGAAGAACGAGACGAGCAAGTACGGGACGAAACGACTGCATCAGACGTGATCGACGCCCTCTCGGACCCGGACATTACGCTGGATGCCGCACCGCAAGCCGAACCCGCTGCCGATGACGTCAGCGATCCCTTCGGCGCAACCCGGGATGAAAGCGATCCCGCCGGCGAGCCGGCTGTAGATGCGGATGACGATACGGACGACGACGCTTTCTGA
- a CDS encoding BlaI/MecI/CopY family transcriptional regulator translates to MARPASEQPTPAELEVLKILWEIGPATVRQVLGEFERRNDRRAYTTIMSLMNVMADKKLLKRTPRGRAYVYTAIAPREKTLQGMVGDLWQRAFEGSAASLVTRLLQESKPTREELDLIREAIGRFEQEQEEDQ, encoded by the coding sequence ATGGCACGTCCAGCCAGCGAACAGCCGACTCCGGCTGAACTCGAAGTGCTCAAGATCCTCTGGGAAATCGGGCCCGCCACCGTCCGGCAGGTGCTTGGCGAATTCGAACGACGCAACGACCGCCGCGCCTACACGACCATCATGAGCCTGATGAACGTGATGGCGGACAAAAAACTGCTCAAGCGAACTCCAAGGGGACGGGCCTATGTTTACACGGCGATCGCCCCGCGTGAGAAAACGCTGCAGGGAATGGTGGGGGATCTGTGGCAGCGGGCCTTTGAAGGTTCCGCCGCCAGTCTCGTGACGCGGCTGCTGCAGGAGTCGAAGCCGACCCGAGAAGAACTTGACCTGATCCGGGAAGCGATCGGCAGGTTCGAACAGGAGCAGGAGGAGGATCAATGA
- the xerC gene encoding tyrosine recombinase XerC: MQRTVESFLRYLRVERNSSPQTLKSYADDFESFYDYLRDRVGSIPEADGITVATLRGYVAYLHECQYARTTIARRLACLRSFFRYTTREGITETNPAQALRTPRVGRKLPHFLTTEQVATLLEAPPANEPMGLRDRAILETLYSAGLRVAELVGLNLDDWDRAANILRVLGKGRKERIAPVGSYAAKALDRWLEVRMPAPDGTPEDRSAMFLNRFGKRLTTRSIGRMLEKYLKVTGLDTLTSPHTLRHSFATHLLDGGADLRSVQELLGHKSLTTTQIYTHVSTRRLRETYEQAHPHSAGNGNRGV; this comes from the coding sequence GTGCAGCGAACTGTCGAAAGCTTCCTCCGCTACCTGCGCGTCGAGCGGAATTCGTCCCCGCAGACACTCAAGTCCTACGCGGACGACTTCGAAAGCTTCTACGACTACCTCCGCGATCGCGTCGGCAGCATTCCCGAAGCGGACGGAATCACCGTCGCCACGCTCCGCGGCTACGTGGCTTACCTGCATGAGTGCCAGTACGCCCGCACGACAATCGCCCGGCGTCTGGCCTGCCTGCGGAGCTTCTTCCGCTACACGACGCGGGAAGGCATCACCGAGACAAATCCCGCCCAGGCTCTCCGCACGCCGCGCGTCGGCCGCAAGCTGCCCCACTTTCTGACGACCGAGCAGGTGGCCACACTGCTCGAAGCCCCTCCCGCCAATGAGCCGATGGGGCTGCGGGATCGGGCCATCCTTGAGACGCTCTACTCGGCCGGCCTGCGTGTCGCCGAACTGGTTGGTCTGAATCTCGACGACTGGGATCGGGCCGCCAACATCCTTCGCGTGCTCGGTAAGGGGCGCAAGGAACGGATCGCCCCGGTCGGCAGCTACGCCGCGAAAGCTCTGGACCGCTGGCTGGAAGTCCGCATGCCGGCACCCGACGGCACGCCGGAAGACAGGTCGGCGATGTTTCTCAACAGGTTCGGCAAGCGGCTGACGACCCGCAGCATCGGCCGCATGCTCGAGAAGTACCTCAAGGTGACCGGACTGGATACGCTCACCTCGCCGCACACGCTGCGGCACAGCTTCGCCACGCATCTGCTCGATGGTGGCGCCGATTTGAGAAGCGTGCAGGAACTGCTCGGCCACAAGAGCCTCACCACGACGCAGATCTACACGCACGTGAGCACGCGGCGACTGCGCGAGACGTACGAGCAGGCGCATCCGCATTCGGCCGGCAACGGCAATCGCGGCGTGTGA